In a genomic window of Pseudoglutamicibacter albus:
- the nusB gene encoding transcription antitermination factor NusB — MTRQGESTRSKARRRALEILFEAEQRGIEAADVLQRRDEDGAAVNPYTRELVGGVSTHTTQLDEVLTTYAQGWTLDRMPAVDRAALRIGLWELLYNDEIPDAVAVDEAVRLVREMSTSESPDFVNGLLGRLQRIKPTLIL, encoded by the coding sequence GTGACCAGGCAAGGGGAGAGCACCCGCTCGAAAGCACGCCGCCGCGCACTCGAGATCCTCTTCGAAGCCGAGCAGCGTGGGATCGAGGCGGCAGACGTGTTGCAGCGCCGCGACGAAGACGGCGCTGCCGTCAACCCGTACACTCGTGAGCTCGTCGGTGGAGTGAGCACGCACACGACCCAACTCGATGAGGTCCTCACGACCTACGCACAGGGGTGGACGCTGGATCGGATGCCCGCAGTAGACCGTGCCGCATTACGGATTGGTCTCTGGGAGTTGCTATATAACGACGAGATCCCGGACGCGGTTGCAGTCGATGAGGCTGTACGGCTCGTGCGTGAGATGTCCACCTCGGAGTCACCGGACTTCGTCAACGGATTACTTGGCCGCCTGCAACGCATCAAGCCCACACTGATCCTCTAG
- the pyrF gene encoding orotidine-5'-phosphate decarboxylase — protein MTTGSTEPFGCRLAHALERYGKLCVGIDPHPSTLKDWGLADSADGALEFGLAAVKAASGRAGIIKPQVALFERFGSAGFAALERVQAEAKEQGILVLADAKRGDIGSTMAGYAQAWLDPSSPLVADAVTVSPYLGVGALGPVFDVAAEFGGGVFVLGLTSNPEGARVQHAGGSDSAARRVITDVADINERMRKAQTRTQAETVAPTLGDVGLVVGATTGDAARNLGIDLATGKPPLLTPGYGAQGATASDLAAAFGDVWDQVVVPASRSLAKPYAMEAAIESAQEDLATAIN, from the coding sequence ATGACAACGGGTAGCACCGAGCCGTTCGGTTGCCGGCTAGCTCACGCCCTTGAGCGCTACGGCAAGCTGTGTGTGGGGATCGACCCGCATCCTTCCACACTCAAGGACTGGGGGCTCGCCGATTCCGCTGACGGCGCGCTCGAGTTCGGTTTGGCCGCAGTGAAAGCCGCGTCCGGCCGAGCCGGGATCATCAAACCGCAGGTCGCCCTGTTTGAGCGGTTCGGTTCTGCGGGCTTCGCGGCTCTTGAACGAGTCCAGGCCGAGGCGAAGGAACAGGGAATCCTTGTTCTAGCGGATGCCAAACGTGGCGACATAGGCTCCACGATGGCCGGCTATGCCCAAGCCTGGCTGGATCCTTCCTCACCATTGGTTGCCGATGCCGTAACGGTCTCCCCATATCTCGGTGTGGGGGCGCTCGGCCCGGTCTTCGATGTGGCCGCCGAATTCGGCGGCGGTGTATTCGTGCTTGGGTTGACGTCCAATCCGGAAGGCGCACGCGTTCAACACGCCGGCGGAAGCGACTCCGCGGCACGCCGCGTCATTACCGATGTCGCGGACATCAACGAACGGATGCGCAAGGCTCAGACTCGGACGCAGGCCGAGACAGTAGCACCCACTCTTGGTGACGTTGGCCTCGTTGTTGGCGCAACGACAGGCGATGCAGCACGCAACCTCGGCATCGACCTCGCTACCGGTAAGCCGCCGCTTCTGACCCCAGGCTATGGGGCGCAAGGTGCCACCGCATCGGACCTCGCAGCAGCCTTCGGGGATGTGTGGGACCAAGTGGTCGTTCCGGCGTCACGATCATTGGCCAAACCATATGCGATGGAAGCCGCGATCGAATCCGCACAAGAGGACCTCGCTACAGCAATCAACTAA
- a CDS encoding tetratricopeptide repeat protein, producing MRKTESISTGIPGVEFRLPDLRPIVVDEQLAQETAQNGEAGDRVVALIAQGRLAAASELVADARLMDPRNIRLRLLDTEVTRWSGDPERAIYRLQQLRKEFDGTVDEVDIVQNLGACFYSIGDMLAATSRYKSALEGREQFNASEVLRNASRAAYESLLNEVNAPDEAVQVSVLPDTSNA from the coding sequence GTGAGGAAGACGGAAAGCATTAGCACGGGCATCCCGGGTGTTGAGTTCCGCCTACCCGACTTGCGGCCCATCGTCGTGGACGAGCAGCTGGCTCAAGAGACCGCGCAGAACGGGGAGGCCGGAGACCGCGTTGTGGCTTTGATCGCTCAAGGCCGATTGGCAGCTGCATCCGAACTTGTTGCCGATGCCCGCCTCATGGACCCACGCAATATCCGCTTACGACTGCTGGACACGGAAGTGACCCGCTGGAGCGGAGACCCGGAGCGAGCGATCTACCGGCTGCAGCAGCTACGCAAGGAGTTCGACGGCACGGTTGACGAAGTCGATATCGTCCAGAACCTCGGCGCGTGCTTCTACAGCATCGGTGACATGCTCGCAGCGACTTCACGGTATAAGTCAGCGTTAGAAGGCCGGGAGCAGTTCAACGCATCCGAAGTTCTGCGCAACGCTTCCCGTGCCGCCTATGAGTCGCTGCTGAACGAAGTGAACGCCCCGGACGAGGCCGTCCAAGTTTCGGTATTGCCGGACACCTCCAACGCATAG
- a CDS encoding PH-like domain-containing protein: MTQGEFIGLIVTVAICVIAIVLMLLGWSHRKKRQSGIQAPEQLPASLTEPRAEGEGTYVVTTFAGQHLERIAAHELGVRCAAALSIGDDGVSVYRTEAENFFIPAANIAGITTVRGMVGKFVEDGGIIVIRHKLGETSVDTGFRAETRTVHSTLLAALYKLAPEIQTHPETDTTAAEHAGNASGHHPERTA; the protein is encoded by the coding sequence ATGACACAGGGAGAGTTCATTGGCCTGATCGTGACCGTCGCGATCTGTGTGATCGCGATCGTATTGATGTTGCTTGGTTGGTCACACCGAAAGAAACGCCAGTCCGGGATCCAGGCGCCCGAACAATTGCCCGCGAGCTTGACCGAGCCCCGCGCCGAAGGCGAAGGCACCTACGTTGTCACGACCTTCGCGGGCCAGCATCTCGAAAGGATCGCGGCACACGAGCTTGGCGTGCGATGCGCGGCAGCACTCTCTATAGGGGATGACGGCGTGTCCGTCTACCGTACGGAAGCAGAGAACTTCTTCATCCCGGCCGCCAATATCGCAGGCATCACCACGGTACGCGGAATGGTGGGTAAGTTCGTTGAAGACGGCGGGATCATCGTGATCCGCCATAAACTTGGCGAAACCAGCGTCGACACCGGATTCCGCGCCGAAACCCGCACCGTACACAGCACACTCTTGGCGGCTTTATACAAGCTCGCCCCAGAAATTCAGACGCATCCGGAAACTGACACCACCGCGGCAGAGCACGCGGGCAACGCTTCCGGGCACCACCCAGAAAGGACGGCATAG
- the pyrR gene encoding bifunctional pyr operon transcriptional regulator/uracil phosphoribosyltransferase PyrR codes for MGNTSAEIAEVMNASDIDRALTRIAHEIVEKNRGGDDLVVLGIPSRGVPLAQRLAEKLERIINRPAASFCGSLDITMHRDDVRRRAPRVPAPTRLPDTGVDDQTVVLVDDVLFSGRTIRAALDALVDCGRPQAVRLAVLVDRGHRELPIRADHVGKNIPTSRTESVRVELTEIDSADRVIIERPAASQPDTDDTAQAESATGKADN; via the coding sequence ATGGGTAACACCTCAGCTGAAATCGCTGAAGTGATGAATGCATCCGACATTGATCGCGCCCTCACGCGGATCGCTCACGAGATCGTTGAGAAAAACCGCGGCGGAGATGATCTTGTGGTCCTGGGGATCCCTTCTCGTGGAGTCCCTTTGGCGCAACGGCTCGCTGAGAAACTTGAGCGCATCATCAACCGTCCAGCCGCTTCTTTCTGCGGCTCGCTTGACATCACGATGCACCGCGATGACGTCCGCCGCCGCGCTCCGCGCGTACCCGCGCCAACACGCTTGCCGGACACCGGGGTCGATGACCAAACCGTGGTCTTGGTCGATGACGTCCTCTTTTCAGGCCGCACGATCCGCGCGGCCCTTGATGCGCTCGTTGACTGTGGCCGCCCGCAAGCGGTGCGTCTTGCAGTCTTAGTGGACCGCGGGCACCGTGAACTTCCGATCCGTGCCGACCACGTAGGCAAAAACATCCCCACCTCACGCACCGAATCTGTGCGTGTAGAACTCACAGAGATCGATAGCGCTGACCGTGTGATCATCGAACGTCCTGCCGCGTCCCAACCTGACACAGACGACACCGCGCAAGCTGAGTCTGCAACGGGGAAGGCCGATAACTGA
- the carB gene encoding carbamoyl-phosphate synthase large subunit — MPKRTDISSVLVIGSGPIVIGQAAEFDYSGTQALRVLKEEGVRVILVNSNPATIMTDPAMADATYVEPITPNVVAKIIEKERPDALLPTLGGQTALNTAIELDKSGVLAEYNVELIGANIEAIELGEDREKFKGVVERSGGESARSAIVHTMEQAFEAVEELGYPVVVRPSFTMGGLGSGMAYNEEDLRRICGAGLQYSPTSEVLLEESILGWKEYEFEMMRDKNDNVVVVCTIENFDPVGVHTGDSITVAPAMTLTDVEYQKLRDISINVIREVGVDTGGCNIQFAVDPATGRVVVIEMNPRVSRSSALASKATGFPIAKIAAKLSLGYTLDEIPNDITQKTPASFEPALDYVVVKVPRFAFEKFPAADATLTTTMKSVGEAMALGRNFTEALQKAMRSLEQKDAEFSFEKPDEAEIAQLLASSERGSTERIYNVQRALLGGASIERVYASTAIDPWFLDQLQLINEVAQEIAADQDLAPETLRLAKRHGFSDAQIAKLSHRREDVVRGIRQALGIRPVYKTVDTCAAEFEAFTPYLYSSYDEECELEQHDKPSVIILGSGPNRIGQGIEFDYSCVHATMALRDAGYETVMINCNPETVSTDYDVSNRLYFEPLTLEDVLEIIQAEQATGGVLGVYVQLGGQTPLKLAAELEAAGVPILGTSPTAIDLAEHRGEFQRVLDRAGLTAPKNGTAVSFDQAKRIADEIGYPVLVRPSYVLGGRGMEIVYDEAQLATYVENATEITADHPMLVDRFLEDAIEIDVDALFDGSDLFIGGVMEHIEEAGIHSGDSACTLPPTTLSQETLDRVSAATRAIAEGVGVRGLINIQFALASDVLYVIEANPRASRTVPFVSKATGVELAKAAALIGVGATIASMRGGILPAEGDGASLPMGSAIAVKEAVLPFARFRTEDGRAVDSLLGPEMRSTGEVMGIDKHFDTAFAKSQAAANNPLPTEGKVFVSVANRDKRSVVMPVKLLADLGFEIVSTGGTADVLRRNDIKATVVNKVHEAGNERSIVDLVTDGEIAMIMNTPSGGGDSRSDGYEIRAAATSVGTPIITTVAEFSSAVMAIEALRTYPWEVASLQEHAVRLAAIRAGEEG; from the coding sequence ATGCCAAAGCGCACTGACATTTCATCCGTCCTTGTCATCGGATCAGGCCCGATCGTGATCGGCCAGGCCGCCGAATTCGACTACTCAGGAACCCAAGCGCTACGCGTCCTCAAGGAAGAGGGCGTGCGGGTGATCCTGGTGAACTCGAACCCGGCGACCATCATGACCGACCCTGCGATGGCGGATGCGACCTACGTCGAACCGATCACCCCGAACGTAGTCGCCAAGATCATCGAGAAAGAACGCCCGGACGCGCTTCTGCCAACCCTGGGTGGCCAGACCGCACTCAACACCGCGATCGAGCTCGATAAATCCGGCGTGCTCGCTGAATATAACGTTGAGCTGATCGGCGCGAATATCGAAGCCATCGAACTCGGTGAAGACCGCGAGAAGTTCAAAGGAGTTGTGGAACGCTCCGGCGGCGAATCAGCCCGCTCAGCGATCGTTCACACCATGGAACAGGCCTTCGAGGCCGTCGAGGAACTCGGCTATCCGGTCGTGGTCCGCCCGTCCTTCACGATGGGTGGGCTTGGCTCCGGAATGGCCTATAACGAAGAAGACCTACGCCGCATCTGCGGTGCCGGGCTTCAGTATTCACCAACCAGTGAGGTGCTCCTCGAGGAGTCCATCCTCGGTTGGAAGGAATACGAGTTCGAGATGATGCGCGATAAGAACGACAACGTGGTTGTTGTGTGCACCATCGAAAACTTCGATCCGGTGGGTGTCCACACGGGTGACTCGATCACCGTGGCACCAGCTATGACGCTGACCGACGTCGAGTATCAGAAGCTGCGTGACATCTCGATCAACGTGATCCGTGAAGTCGGTGTCGACACGGGCGGTTGCAACATCCAGTTCGCAGTAGACCCAGCAACCGGCCGCGTGGTCGTGATCGAAATGAACCCACGCGTCTCGCGTTCCTCGGCCCTGGCGTCCAAAGCCACCGGCTTCCCGATCGCAAAGATCGCCGCGAAGCTCTCGCTGGGCTATACCCTCGATGAGATCCCGAACGACATCACGCAGAAAACCCCGGCGTCCTTCGAACCGGCTCTTGACTATGTGGTTGTGAAGGTTCCGCGCTTCGCGTTCGAGAAGTTCCCGGCAGCTGATGCCACACTGACCACTACCATGAAGTCGGTCGGTGAAGCGATGGCTCTGGGCCGCAACTTCACCGAAGCGCTGCAGAAAGCGATGCGTTCGCTTGAGCAGAAAGATGCCGAGTTCAGCTTTGAGAAGCCGGACGAAGCCGAGATCGCTCAGCTGCTGGCCAGCTCCGAGCGCGGCTCAACCGAACGCATCTATAACGTTCAGCGCGCCCTGCTAGGTGGTGCGAGCATCGAACGCGTCTACGCCTCTACCGCGATCGACCCGTGGTTCCTCGATCAGTTGCAACTGATCAACGAGGTTGCACAAGAGATCGCAGCTGATCAGGACCTCGCGCCAGAGACCCTGCGTTTGGCTAAACGTCACGGTTTCTCCGATGCCCAGATCGCTAAACTCTCACACCGCCGTGAAGACGTTGTGCGCGGCATCCGGCAAGCACTCGGCATCCGTCCGGTGTATAAAACCGTGGACACGTGCGCCGCTGAGTTCGAGGCGTTCACGCCATACCTGTACTCCTCATATGATGAGGAATGCGAACTCGAACAGCACGATAAGCCATCCGTGATCATCCTCGGCTCCGGGCCTAACCGCATCGGGCAGGGCATCGAGTTTGACTACTCGTGCGTCCATGCGACCATGGCGCTGCGCGATGCCGGCTATGAGACGGTCATGATCAACTGCAACCCGGAGACCGTCTCAACCGACTACGACGTCTCCAACCGTCTGTACTTCGAACCGCTCACGCTTGAAGACGTCTTGGAAATCATTCAGGCGGAGCAGGCTACCGGCGGCGTTCTGGGTGTCTACGTTCAGCTCGGCGGGCAGACCCCGCTCAAGCTCGCCGCAGAACTCGAAGCCGCAGGAGTTCCGATCCTGGGCACGAGCCCAACCGCGATTGATCTTGCCGAGCACCGTGGTGAGTTCCAGCGCGTGCTTGATCGCGCGGGGCTGACCGCGCCGAAGAACGGAACCGCCGTATCCTTCGATCAGGCCAAGAGAATCGCGGACGAAATCGGTTACCCGGTTCTGGTCCGCCCGTCCTACGTTCTGGGTGGCCGCGGCATGGAGATCGTCTATGACGAAGCCCAGCTGGCAACCTACGTTGAGAACGCGACCGAGATCACCGCTGATCATCCGATGCTCGTGGACCGCTTCCTTGAGGACGCGATCGAGATCGACGTTGACGCACTCTTCGATGGTAGCGATCTGTTCATCGGTGGCGTCATGGAGCACATCGAAGAAGCCGGTATCCACTCCGGTGACTCGGCGTGCACCCTGCCGCCAACCACGCTTTCGCAAGAGACCCTCGATCGGGTCTCGGCAGCAACCCGAGCTATCGCCGAAGGCGTTGGCGTGCGCGGCCTGATCAACATCCAGTTCGCTCTCGCCTCCGATGTCCTCTACGTCATCGAAGCGAACCCACGCGCATCCCGCACGGTCCCGTTCGTCTCGAAGGCAACCGGTGTTGAGCTCGCTAAAGCCGCCGCACTCATCGGTGTGGGCGCCACCATCGCCTCGATGCGTGGCGGGATCCTGCCAGCTGAAGGCGACGGCGCGTCCTTACCGATGGGCTCAGCGATCGCCGTCAAGGAGGCAGTCCTGCCGTTCGCCCGCTTCCGGACCGAGGATGGCCGCGCGGTCGACTCTCTGCTCGGCCCGGAGATGAGGTCCACAGGCGAGGTCATGGGTATCGACAAGCACTTCGATACCGCTTTCGCGAAGTCCCAAGCCGCCGCCAACAATCCGTTGCCAACCGAAGGTAAGGTCTTTGTCTCGGTAGCTAACCGCGATAAGCGATCTGTAGTGATGCCGGTCAAGCTCTTGGCGGACCTCGGATTCGAGATCGTCTCCACGGGTGGCACTGCCGATGTGTTGCGCCGCAACGACATCAAGGCGACCGTTGTGAACAAGGTTCACGAGGCTGGGAATGAGCGTTCGATTGTCGACCTCGTCACTGACGGTGAGATCGCGATGATCATGAACACCCCATCCGGTGGTGGGGATTCCCGCTCCGATGGCTACGAGATCCGCGCCGCGGCTACCTCTGTAGGTACCCCGATCATCACAACCGTTGCGGAATTCAGCTCAGCTGTCATGGCGATCGAGGCGCTACGGACCTATCCGTGGGAGGTTGCAAGCCTGCAAGAGCATGCCGTACGTCTCGCCGCGATCCGCGCAGGCGAAGAAGGCTAA
- a CDS encoding aspartate carbamoyltransferase catalytic subunit, translated as MRHLLDTKDLSREEAIRILDIAESMTDSTGKEIKKFPTLRGLTVANLFFEDSTRTRISFEAAAKRLSADVITFSAKGSSVSKGESLKDTAQTLEAIGADAIVIRHSSSGAAYRLAETDWIDAAIVNAGDGTHAHPTQALLDAFTLRRERAALKGEPSLGQGLDGARVVIVGDILHSRVARSNVWLLNTLGAEVTLVAPPTLMPHSVGDWPVRVTHDFDEALASEPDAVMMLRVQAERMHGAFFPSASEYSRRWGLTPARHASMKQGAIVMHPGPMNRGLEISSTAADAPNSRVLNQVSAGVAVRMAVLYLVLAGDSTDTQKA; from the coding sequence ATGCGCCACCTCCTGGACACTAAAGACCTCAGCCGTGAAGAAGCGATCCGGATCTTAGATATCGCTGAATCCATGACGGATTCCACAGGTAAGGAAATCAAGAAGTTCCCAACCCTGCGCGGCCTGACTGTTGCAAACCTCTTCTTTGAAGACTCAACCCGCACGCGCATCTCGTTCGAAGCTGCCGCGAAAAGGCTTTCAGCCGACGTGATCACGTTCAGCGCGAAAGGCTCGTCCGTCTCCAAGGGGGAATCCCTCAAAGACACCGCCCAGACACTCGAAGCGATCGGTGCTGACGCGATCGTCATCCGCCACAGCTCCTCAGGTGCGGCTTACCGCCTCGCTGAAACCGACTGGATCGACGCCGCAATCGTCAACGCAGGCGATGGAACCCACGCACACCCAACACAGGCGCTTCTGGACGCATTCACGTTACGCCGCGAACGTGCAGCCCTGAAGGGTGAACCCTCGCTCGGGCAGGGCCTCGATGGCGCGCGCGTTGTGATCGTCGGCGATATTCTGCACTCGCGTGTGGCCCGCTCCAACGTGTGGCTGCTGAACACCTTGGGTGCCGAGGTCACACTGGTTGCCCCTCCAACACTGATGCCGCACAGCGTCGGTGATTGGCCGGTGAGAGTGACCCACGACTTTGATGAAGCACTCGCGAGCGAACCTGATGCCGTGATGATGTTGCGTGTTCAGGCTGAACGGATGCACGGGGCCTTCTTCCCATCGGCATCTGAGTATTCACGCCGCTGGGGATTGACACCCGCGCGTCACGCATCCATGAAGCAAGGAGCCATCGTGATGCATCCGGGCCCCATGAACCGAGGCCTAGAAATCAGCTCCACAGCAGCGGATGCCCCCAATTCCCGTGTACTCAACCAAGTCTCCGCAGGTGTAGCCGTCCGAATGGCTGTGCTTTACCTGGTTTTGGCTGGAGATTCGACCGACACTCAGAAGGCCTGA
- a CDS encoding dihydroorotase, with amino-acid sequence MTTTLIQSVTLPNGNTADILLAEGDIRDIAEAGSITAPSDAEVINAEGLIALPGLVDPHTHLREPGREDAETVETGTQAAAAGGFVAVYAMANSMPVADTAGVVESVRQLGEEAGWAEVRPIGAVTQRLAGERLAELGAMADSHAQVRMFSDDGMCVFDPVLMRRALEYVRSFDGVVAQHAQEPRLTEGAQMNEGIVSSELGLTGWPAVAEESIIARDVLLTQHVNSRLHVCHVSTKGSVEIIRWAKSQGIDVTAEVTPHHLLLTEEMVRGYDPVFKVNPPLRTKEDTLALREAVADGTIDMIGTDHAPHTSETKQCAWNEAVMGMTGLETALPVVQKTLVDTGMITWEDVARIMSTAPAKLIKATNHGQPLEVGSVANVTLYDPSAVRVVNPEEHHTKGRNSPYKGLELPGKVMHTFYAGHATVVDGELASPRKVIA; translated from the coding sequence ATGACGACCACGTTGATTCAATCCGTCACGCTCCCTAACGGGAACACCGCAGACATCCTGCTGGCCGAAGGGGATATTCGCGATATTGCCGAGGCCGGCAGCATCACCGCACCTTCCGACGCAGAAGTCATCAATGCTGAAGGGCTCATCGCGCTTCCAGGTTTGGTTGACCCTCACACCCACCTGCGTGAGCCAGGCCGCGAGGACGCCGAAACCGTTGAGACCGGAACCCAGGCCGCGGCGGCCGGGGGTTTCGTTGCGGTGTATGCGATGGCGAATTCGATGCCGGTTGCAGACACCGCCGGTGTTGTTGAGTCGGTACGCCAGCTGGGTGAAGAAGCCGGGTGGGCGGAAGTACGCCCGATCGGTGCTGTGACCCAGAGGCTGGCAGGGGAGCGGCTCGCCGAACTCGGCGCTATGGCTGATTCCCACGCCCAGGTCCGTATGTTCTCCGATGACGGCATGTGCGTGTTTGATCCGGTCCTGATGCGCAGGGCTCTTGAATATGTCCGCTCTTTCGACGGTGTGGTGGCCCAGCACGCCCAGGAGCCGCGCCTGACAGAGGGCGCACAGATGAACGAAGGCATCGTCTCCTCAGAGCTTGGACTGACCGGCTGGCCTGCCGTTGCAGAGGAATCGATCATCGCCCGCGATGTGTTGCTGACCCAGCACGTCAACTCGCGTTTGCACGTATGCCACGTCTCAACTAAAGGTAGCGTGGAAATCATCCGTTGGGCAAAGTCCCAGGGGATCGATGTGACCGCCGAGGTAACCCCGCACCACCTACTGCTCACTGAAGAGATGGTTCGCGGCTACGACCCGGTGTTCAAGGTCAACCCACCGCTGCGTACTAAGGAAGACACCCTCGCGCTACGTGAGGCTGTTGCTGACGGCACGATCGACATGATCGGAACCGACCACGCACCTCACACCTCGGAGACCAAGCAGTGCGCTTGGAACGAAGCCGTGATGGGCATGACCGGTTTGGAGACCGCTCTACCAGTGGTGCAGAAGACGCTCGTGGATACGGGCATGATCACGTGGGAAGACGTCGCACGCATCATGTCCACCGCACCAGCCAAGCTCATCAAGGCCACTAACCACGGCCAGCCCCTGGAAGTCGGGTCAGTAGCGAATGTGACGCTGTATGATCCGAGCGCGGTACGCGTCGTGAACCCTGAGGAACACCACACCAAGGGCCGTAACTCCCCGTATAAAGGCCTAGAGTTGCCAGGCAAGGTCATGCACACGTTCTATGCAGGCCACGCCACAGTCGTTGATGGCGAACTCGCTAGCCCACGCAAGGTGATCGCATGA
- the carA gene encoding glutamine-hydrolyzing carbamoyl-phosphate synthase small subunit: protein MAHTDHDKALLVTEDGRVFRGHAYGKRGQTLGELVFTTGMTGYQETLTDPSYAGQIVVQTFPHIGNTGANPTDNESARIWVAGYAVREPSRIASNWRSETTLDDELERDGIVGIAGIDTRAVTRHIRSAGAMKAGIFSGEAADKPVEELIKTIKDQPSMQGQRLSEAVTTKESHWVDPAEHGWEGEPLATVAALDLGIKGMTPRRLAERGVRVRVLPAASTFADIKAENFDGVFISNGPGDPSQADPEVKFVRDVLDANIPLFGICFGNQILGRALGFSTYKLPFGHRGMNQPVLDKATGRVEITSQNHGFAIDVPIEGTVEAPESRFGRVEVSHIGLNDQVVEGLRCLDIPAFSVQYHPESGAGPHDSSYLFDRFIELMQAHTSQKEG, encoded by the coding sequence GTGGCACACACCGATCACGACAAGGCACTACTTGTCACCGAAGACGGCCGCGTATTCCGCGGGCACGCCTACGGCAAACGTGGCCAAACCCTCGGTGAGCTCGTGTTCACCACAGGCATGACCGGTTATCAGGAAACCTTGACCGACCCGTCCTATGCAGGCCAGATCGTCGTCCAGACCTTCCCCCACATCGGCAACACCGGCGCGAACCCAACCGATAACGAATCGGCACGCATCTGGGTCGCCGGCTATGCAGTCCGCGAACCGTCACGCATCGCATCCAACTGGCGTTCCGAAACAACGCTGGATGACGAGCTTGAACGCGACGGCATCGTCGGGATCGCCGGGATCGACACCCGGGCGGTAACCCGCCACATCCGCTCTGCCGGTGCAATGAAGGCCGGCATCTTCTCCGGCGAAGCCGCAGACAAGCCGGTCGAGGAACTCATCAAGACCATCAAAGACCAGCCGAGCATGCAAGGCCAGCGTCTCTCCGAGGCCGTGACCACCAAGGAAAGCCACTGGGTTGATCCTGCTGAACACGGATGGGAAGGCGAACCGCTAGCGACCGTTGCCGCACTCGACCTCGGTATCAAAGGCATGACCCCGCGCCGCCTAGCAGAACGCGGCGTACGCGTGCGCGTTCTGCCTGCCGCATCGACTTTTGCCGACATCAAGGCAGAGAACTTCGACGGTGTCTTCATCTCCAACGGCCCGGGCGACCCGTCCCAGGCTGACCCGGAAGTGAAGTTCGTACGCGACGTGCTCGATGCCAACATCCCACTGTTCGGGATCTGCTTCGGCAACCAGATCCTCGGCCGGGCGCTAGGCTTCTCGACCTATAAACTGCCGTTTGGCCACCGCGGCATGAACCAGCCAGTGCTTGACAAGGCGACCGGCCGCGTCGAGATCACCTCCCAAAACCACGGCTTCGCGATCGATGTGCCGATCGAGGGCACTGTTGAAGCCCCAGAGTCACGCTTCGGGCGCGTCGAGGTCTCTCACATCGGTCTCAACGACCAGGTCGTCGAAGGTCTCCGTTGCCTCGATATCCCGGCGTTCTCCGTCCAATACCACCCGGAATCCGGTGCGGGCCCGCACGATTCCTCGTACCTTTTCGACCGTTTCATCGAACTCATGCAAGCGCACACCTCGCAGAAGGAAGGCTGA
- the efp gene encoding elongation factor P: MATSNDIKNGSVLRIDGQLWSVVEFQHVKPGKGGAFVRTKLRNVVSGKTVDKTYNAGAKVEMATVDRRDYQYLYQDGADYVFMDLEDYDQLTVPGETMGDAANFLLENQNVQIALNDGQVLYIEMPPSVILEITYTEPGLQGDRSNAGTKPATLETGHEIQVPLFVEQNTKVKVDTRTGEYLGRVTE; this comes from the coding sequence GTGGCAACCAGCAATGACATCAAGAACGGTAGCGTTCTTCGGATTGACGGCCAACTGTGGAGCGTGGTCGAGTTCCAGCACGTCAAGCCGGGTAAAGGTGGCGCGTTCGTGCGCACCAAGTTGCGTAACGTCGTCTCCGGTAAGACTGTCGATAAGACCTACAACGCTGGCGCCAAAGTTGAGATGGCTACCGTTGACCGCCGCGACTACCAGTACCTCTACCAAGACGGCGCTGACTACGTCTTCATGGATTTGGAAGACTACGATCAGCTGACCGTACCCGGCGAAACTATGGGGGACGCCGCCAACTTCTTGCTGGAGAATCAGAACGTTCAGATCGCGCTGAATGACGGCCAGGTCCTCTACATCGAAATGCCGCCGTCGGTGATCCTTGAGATCACCTACACCGAGCCAGGTCTGCAGGGGGATCGTTCCAACGCCGGCACCAAGCCAGCAACCCTGGAAACCGGCCACGAGATCCAGGTTCCGCTCTTTGTCGAGCAGAACACCAAGGTCAAGGTTGACACCCGCACCGGCGAATACTTGGGCCGCGTTACAGAGTGA